In a genomic window of Methanoregula sp. UBA64:
- a CDS encoding PadR family transcriptional regulator codes for MTSLLQFATRKNERARSLLALYVIHSLSKGEKSGYDILKEIGELTEGSWVPSKGTLYPLLHQLEDEGQIVSVSETTGARARAVFTLTPVGKETLKRIHAHGREHHKKMAQYRQVITAIFGDSHPPELGLLFEIKMILDELPKEKKQKAAAILRRCRDELQGVI; via the coding sequence ATGACCAGCCTGTTACAGTTTGCCACGCGAAAGAACGAGCGGGCACGAAGCCTGCTCGCCCTTTATGTGATCCACTCGCTCTCGAAGGGAGAAAAATCCGGGTACGATATCCTAAAAGAGATCGGGGAGCTCACCGAGGGCAGCTGGGTCCCGAGCAAGGGTACGCTGTACCCCCTGCTCCACCAGCTCGAAGACGAGGGACAGATCGTCTCCGTTTCCGAGACAACCGGCGCCCGGGCCCGGGCCGTATTTACGCTCACCCCTGTCGGGAAAGAGACCTTGAAACGCATCCATGCCCACGGCAGGGAACACCACAAGAAAATGGCGCAGTACCGGCAGGTGATCACCGCAATCTTTGGCGACTCCCATCCCCCGGAGCTCGGCCTGCTCTTTGAGATAAAGATGATCCTCGACGAACTGCCCAAAGAAAAAAAGCAAAAGGCGGCGGCCATCCTCCGGCGCTGCCGCGACGAATTACAGGGAGTGATCTAA
- a CDS encoding ATP-binding cassette domain-containing protein produces MTTAVQVRDLTKTFDKLTAVDAISFTIEQGEIFGLLGPNGAGKTTTLSMLATMLEPTSGSAEIMGIDITKDQDGVRKAIGIVFQDQSLDEELTAWENMDFHGRLYRIPQEERERRAEELLKLVELFERKDDIVKTFSGGMRRRLEIARGLLHHPQVLFLDEPTIGLDPQTRNHLWNYIDNLAKEKNITIILTTHYMDEADRLCNRIAIIDHGKIIALDTPARLKDSLGGDIVTIRSSEPARIAPALSAPWINRIETRGDDVTISLHNAEHHVSGIVTRLNEEKIPIEAISVHKPTLEDVFLSFTGKSIRDEEADGKDAMRMHFRMMRH; encoded by the coding sequence ATGACAACCGCAGTACAGGTACGCGACCTCACGAAAACCTTCGACAAGCTCACTGCCGTGGACGCGATCAGTTTTACGATCGAACAGGGCGAGATCTTCGGGCTTTTGGGCCCAAACGGCGCCGGGAAAACAACAACCCTCTCCATGCTCGCGACCATGCTCGAACCGACCTCGGGATCGGCAGAGATCATGGGGATCGATATCACAAAAGACCAGGACGGGGTACGAAAAGCCATCGGGATCGTCTTCCAGGACCAGAGCCTTGACGAGGAACTCACCGCGTGGGAGAACATGGACTTCCACGGCCGGCTCTACCGGATCCCACAAGAGGAGCGCGAGCGCCGGGCAGAAGAACTCCTCAAACTCGTCGAGCTTTTTGAGCGGAAAGACGACATCGTGAAAACGTTCTCGGGCGGGATGCGCAGGAGACTGGAGATCGCCCGGGGCCTCCTGCACCACCCGCAGGTCCTCTTTCTGGACGAGCCCACGATCGGCCTTGACCCGCAGACCAGAAACCACCTCTGGAACTACATCGACAACCTGGCAAAAGAGAAGAACATCACGATCATCCTCACCACGCACTATATGGACGAGGCGGACCGGCTCTGCAACCGGATCGCGATCATCGACCACGGGAAGATCATTGCTCTGGACACCCCCGCCCGGCTCAAGGACTCGCTCGGCGGCGACATCGTTACGATCCGTTCGTCAGAACCGGCCCGGATCGCCCCGGCGCTCTCCGCCCCGTGGATCAACCGGATCGAGACCCGGGGGGACGACGTGACGATCAGCCTGCACAATGCGGAACACCATGTCAGCGGGATCGTGACCCGGCTCAACGAGGAGAAGATCCCGATCGAGGCGATCTCGGTCCATAAACCCACGCTCGAAGATGTCTTCCTCTCGTTTACGGGAAAATCGATCCGGGACGAGGAAGCAGATGGGAAGGATGCAATGCGGATGCACTTCCGGATGATGAGGCACTAA
- a CDS encoding ABC transporter permease — MEIIYTIWLRNMKRYIRSKSRIVGSIAMPLFLLLFLGFGLNSVVSTNSLGQDYLLFLAPGMIAMSVLFTSIFAGTQIIWDKQFGFLKETLVAPVTRLEIMLGQTAGGATTAVLQGIILMVLAVLLGLKVANLAGFLIAFAFMVVIGIAFTAFGIAIASRMEDMTGFQLIMNFVIFPIFGLSGALFPISSLPGWLSAITMLDPLTYGVEGIRYGLTGASQISPLLCGVVIAGFAAVMAALGAYLFRKVSV, encoded by the coding sequence ATGGAGATCATCTACACCATCTGGCTGCGGAACATGAAGCGGTACATCCGCTCAAAAAGCCGCATTGTCGGGAGCATAGCCATGCCGCTCTTCCTGCTCCTCTTTTTGGGATTCGGCCTCAACTCGGTGGTCAGCACGAATTCGCTCGGGCAGGACTACCTCTTGTTCCTTGCCCCGGGTATGATTGCGATGAGCGTGCTCTTTACCTCGATCTTTGCCGGCACGCAGATCATCTGGGACAAGCAGTTCGGGTTTTTGAAAGAGACGCTTGTGGCGCCGGTAACGAGGCTCGAAATTATGCTCGGCCAGACTGCCGGCGGGGCGACCACGGCCGTGCTCCAGGGGATCATCCTCATGGTGCTCGCGGTGCTGCTCGGGCTCAAGGTTGCAAACCTTGCCGGGTTCCTGATTGCGTTTGCCTTCATGGTCGTGATCGGGATTGCCTTTACCGCTTTCGGGATCGCGATCGCCTCGCGCATGGAGGACATGACCGGCTTCCAGCTGATCATGAACTTCGTGATCTTTCCCATCTTCGGGCTCTCGGGAGCGCTCTTCCCGATCAGCTCGCTGCCCGGCTGGCTCTCTGCCATCACCATGCTCGACCCGCTGACCTACGGGGTCGAAGGGATCCGGTACGGCCTGACCGGCGCTTCGCAGATCAGCCCGCTGCTCTGCGGGGTCGTGATCGCCGGGTTTGCGGCCGTGATGGCGGCGCTCGGGGCGTACCTGTTCCGGAAGGTCTCGGTGTAA